Below is a genomic region from Sorghum bicolor cultivar BTx623 chromosome 9, Sorghum_bicolor_NCBIv3, whole genome shotgun sequence.
CCTTAGAGCAAAAAGTAGCTTAAAACCGAGGTTTGCTCAATGGCTAGAAGCTTATGTGTAATTCTGCATtgattccttttttttgtttcatgaTCATACTCTGTAAGAACCGTTTTTTTGTGTTTAATAAAAGCCCAGTAGAAGGAGCACCGCCGCCTGTTACCATAAGAAAAAGTTCTCGTGTCATCCTCGATGCCGGTGACCTCCACTCATCCATCTTCGTTCCTCACCTTGGTAACCTTTCCCTTCCTTCCTTTCTCCCTTTCAACAAAAGCACCATGTTCTCTCTCTCCTACCAGGCGGCGACAACCCATTCGGCGCAGGCGGCGCCCCAGCATGGGCACATCCATTTGGCGACGCCTTGGCGCAGGGAGCGCGAGTGGACAGAGCACAGGATGACCGATGCATCTCAGTGTGGAGGCGGCCCTCGCTTGGCAGTGAGCCCATGGTGCTAGTGCGGCATCTCTGGTGTTGACGgctattttcttttcttaaagTGATTTTCACCGGCGGGTGGATATGTGTCCAACTGTGATATCAATTTGTCACCGTAATGTGCTTACTCAAGCCGGCGGTGAAATGAACTTATCACCGCTAGTTGCAAACACTCGATCATAATAACCTCTATTGCTGATTATCACTAATAAGTTGACGATGGGGTCTGCCGACCCAACGGTGATGAAGAATCAATACTAGTGAGAGTCGATCTAATTGCAAGGGTCGGACGCTAATTGTATCGCTTTGTAATCAACCTTAGTAGGACGCCGCTAAGAGGTCGTGACTTTTTTTTTGGCTCGCCCTTTCTGCTCGACGAATGCTGGCAATTGGCCGGTGTTTGTCTGATTGGATTGTAAAAAAACTTTTGTCTCCTCTAATGAAATACGTGTGTAGCGCgttcttaaaaaaaattcaaattgcTAGAATATGATTATTGGAATGAGATTCAGTTCCAGGGAGCCAAACAACTCCTATTATATTACAAGAAAAACAATGTTATGATATGGTAAAATATTATTCCTTACCCATATGTATGATATATCAGCCAAAGTCCAGTACGAAAACGGGAGAACCCCAGCCAAACACCCAATACGTGTAAAGATTCCTCTCCTGTTATCCTTGCTCTGTGCTCATTCGGCCAGCTGTCGCTTTCACTCCACTGGACGTGTGATGTCCCTAGCTAATGCATTTTCCATCGTATATGGTGCGCCCACATGTTCAACATGTGTCCCTTACATAATGCGCAAAGGTCTCTGTTTCACGATTATTAGTTCTCCATTAACATGACATGTCACGGCGAGATGACAAGATACGATTCGGCCACCTTGTGAGTTGTGATGGCAATCATTCGAACAAAGGAGTGTACTATCGCTGATCTGGAGTTGGGTGCTCGCGTGAAATTCGTGCACGCCGGAGCATTTCCATGTGATGACTGGAGTAGAATCCAACAAGTAGGCAAATCATATATAGTGTCAACATCTCAAAGATTATCAGAGCGCTCAATCACCATAAACACGACGAGTCTATAACTCTATATGGACGCGTTTTGCACCCAAGATGCTATAACAATTGGAGCAGATCAACACTACTAGCTCTAGCTCTGCGCCATGGCGCCCGTCAAGGCGCAAGACGCGAGCACTGACCAGCAGACTATGCTTGATGCTCAGCTCCAGCTCTGGCACCACACCTTCGGCTACATCAAATCCATGGCGCTCAAGGCCGCGCTAGACCTCCGCATCCCCGACGCCATCCACCAGCATGGCGGCTCAGCCACCCTCCCACAGATAGCCACCAAGGCCACGCTCCACCCGTCCAAGATACCATGCCTGCGCCGCCTCATGCGCGTGCTCACTCTGACCGGCGTCTTCAGCGTCGTCCACGacggcgccggcgacgagccTGTTTACGGGCTCACGCCGGCGTCTCGTCTTCTGGTCAGCTCGGGGCGCCTGTACAACCGTATACCGGTATCTCCTAAAAAATGTCTCACTAGTACACAAAATTTAATGAAGACAATCACTTTTGATTATTGGAGACGGGCATATGTAACCGTCTCCAATGAAAGATCATGGTTAATGCACAAACCATGAAGGTCACGGTTAATCGatatgaaaaaaaacaaaaaaagaaagaaaatcacGTGGATAGGCCAACCGTTCCCATCCACAGGCCCGCCAAACCCATCCACATGTGGCTGCCGCCGCTCTGCTCACAGGATTCGGGCCGCCATCGGAGAAGATCGGGCCCTGCGCGTGGCGCCGAAGGAGAAGACCGAGCAATGGCGGAGAAGGAGATCCACGCCGCCCGCGCTAGAGGAGAACCACGCCACCAGCACCATGCGCTGGATCCACCGCTGCCACAATCGCTGCTGGATCTTGCTGCCACTATCATTGCCGGATCTCACGCAGGCCCCCGCCCCGGATCCGCCATTGCCAAGTGCCATTTGGCCGCGGCCCCCGGGAGCACGCGAGCTCCACCTTTGGCGCATGTGGACCTCGCCTGGGTGATCGGCTCCTGCCATTGGACCCTCTGTTGGGGGAGCACGACTACCATGGCCTGGGCAGAGGTGCACGACCCTCACCTAGGTGAGCGGCTCTCGCTTGCTTCCTCAGATGCGCCGCCAGGAGAGAGTGTGTGGAGGGAGGGATGACGCATCTGCCGAGGGAGACTGAGAGGCAGGCTACCGCATCTGAGAGGGGAAGAGGTAGAGAGACTGATGAGTGAAGTCAAAACCCAAACTGGTTGTATATATACGAGGAGCGAGTTATTGGGCCAAGATATGGGTTGCATGGGCCACTATTTTTGGAGGTGAGACCTTATAGTGTGACTGCCTCCAAAAAATAATTTATGGAGGCGGGTATGTTAAGACAACCACCTCCAAAAATAGATTATTTTTAGAGACGGTTGTCTTTAGCTGACCGCCTCTATAAATCTATTTTTTGGGGTGGGCAAAAGTGTCTGCCTCGGTAAATAAAAAATGTCCACCTCCATTAATCGTAGACATTAACTAAGACGGTTAAATTTTGTGATCGTCTCCATTAATGAAAATATACCGTCTTGCAAAATTATTTGTGTAGTAGTTTATACTAGTATGTTTAGACAAATACACCATCGCACACCTTCCTTCCGGCGGTGATCAAATCATTTTATTACACGTTGTTGAGGACTGTATTCTAAGAACTTTAAGACACACGGCAAAACACTTCTTCACACGCTTACATAGTAGATTTCTATGGATAGACCTCGATAATCGATCGAACACCTAGAACAGGTATGATCTTGTAAGAGCTAAATCCAGCTTCAAAAATAATCTTCTTCCACTCTAGCTCATCTCGCTCGGCACCATTGATAAACATCATAAAGAGATCAAACAAGATTTGCGTCTCCACATGCTTCTCGTCGGACGACCCTGCTCCAACCACCATATCCAATATTACCACCTTTCCTCCTTGAGATGCTATGGCTTTCTTGCagttcttcaatatcttgacaCATTCGGCATCACCCCAGTCATGCAGAATCCACTAGAACCAAACAAATCTAAGTGACCAATCACAACATCATCACGATACTGATCAACGAGAGCACGATTATATGGGCGTACATACCTTGAGGAAGACCGCGTTTGCTGACGGAATGCTCTCAAACATGTCACCGGCAATGTATTTCACATTGGTGTCAGTGGGAGCATTGGCGACAACGTGTGGGAGATCCAGCACGCTGCACTCCACATGCGGGAACGCCTTCGCGATGGTCTGGGTAGCGCCGCCGAGCCCGCCGGCGACGTCGACAAGGGAGCTAATCCCCTGAAAGACGTCGCTGCACTCCTTGACCACGACGTCCATGATGAAACTGCTGTCCGCGACCATCCCGTCGTCGAAGAGCTTGCCGAAGCTTGCGTCGTGGTCGGCAAGGTCCCATATATGCCGTCCATGCGCTAACTTGAAGGGGGACGGGTCCGGCAACTCGTGCCCGAACCACTCGCCGAGGTCGAAGAAGGAAGACACAAAGACAGTACCGAGCATCAAGGTCAGGAATGGAGTCACGTTCAGGCGCCCCGAGCTGACCAGAAGACGAGACGCCGGCGTGAGCCCGTAAACAggctcgtcgccggcgccgtCGTGGACGACGCTGAAGACGCCGGTGAGAGTGAGCACACGCATGAGGCGTCGCAGGCATGGTATCTTGGATGGGTGGAGGGTGACCTTGGTGACTATCTGTGGGAGGGTGGCTGAGCCGCCATGCTGGTGGACGGCGTCGGGGATGCGGAGGTCTAGGGCGGCCTTGAGTGCCATGGACTTGACATAGCCGATGGTGTGGTGCCAGAGCAGGAGCTGAGCATCCAGCACGGCCtgctgatcagtgcttgtgtgTTGCTTCTTGCTAAGCGCCATGGCGCACAGGGCTTCTGTTTGGCTCTCGTCATGAGGCAAAACGTCTCCATTTATAGGCTCCCGTTTATAGTACTTCGGAATTCTATTGGATTGTAATGTACGGATTATTATAAGCTAAACTAGCTACAACTTGAAAAAGGTAAACTAGCTAGTACTACTATACAAGGAAACCAGCCCATGAACTAGTGCCTAGTATGggtccatcatcatcaacatcaACTAGTTCGAGCATACATAAATTAATCTGGTCCCATAGCTTATCAAAAATTATGTAACTTCGCTTGCCTAAGTGGCACACTTAAACAACATTAGGGTGTCGGAAATGCATTTTAGTAGACCTAAGTGGCTCAGGTGCCAAAAATGCAATTTGAGAGAGTGTGGACCTAAGTGGCACCCCCACACAAGTTGAAGAGCCTACCGTGCATTTAAccctttatatttatatttggtTGTGGTCGACTTCGTCACTTCATACCAATTACTCccttcattctaaattataaatcattctaagaatcttggattttcaagtttgaccaaaattataaagagaaatactaaaatttgtaacataaagtaagtatactataaaaaaataattaaggaataatctaatgatatttagttggtatcataataataattattttatcatataaatttggtcaaacttaggatagtttgactttccaagattcttagaatgacttataatttaggatggagggagtattactCTACAAAACTCTCCATCCTATTTTAGAGTTTTTCTGTTGTCTTACTTTGTATCCCATGTTTATTTGTCATCATTTTAGAATTAGATGAGACATTGCCTTGAGTTAATTGTTCAACACTTGGCAGCCAAAACACAACACAAACCAAGACAAGAAAAGAGCATTGAACTAGGTCTCACTACTAACAAATATATAAAAGACCACTCTAACAAGGACACACCTTCAACAGTATGAGTGAGGTGTTTAGATGAAATCTCATATTGTATGGCTCGCATGTAAAGTGTTCTCTATATTGTATctctcatgtattggggagCAAAAAAAATAGCCCTTCTCTTCACGCTAGCTCAAGATTATTTTTAGCCTCGCTCTCCTCCACCgtacatataaaactagttTAGAGCTAGCGGTATTGGAGGTGCCCTAAGGCCGGTCTTAATAGAGGTTTCATGATCCATTTTTCAAAACACTTGTATTTTGGAGGCAGTGCaaaagagtttcatccccacaaaactatatctctactctcataaaactctcatcatctctctcttcatcaaTATAGTGTCatgtcagcatatttaatgtgcatgaaactctcATGAAGCCCCATTAAAATTGGCCTAAGATATAATTGAAGTTGTATCTAATCCCTCCAGGCCGTTTCTAAGGCCAGTGGCCTAGCTTTCAAAACACTTGTATTTTTGGAAACAGTAcagaagagtttcatccccacaAAACTATCTTTACtcccataaaactcttatcatctctctcttcatcaaTATAGTGACACGTCAGCATATTTAATATATATAAAACTCTCATAAAACCCCACTAAAACTGGCCAAGATATAACTGAAGTTGTATCTAAGGGCACCCGTAAATACAGAAACTATAGTagtttctatagatattaattgcATTGTCACATAAGCAATTTATTGATGTGACAAGCAatttaatgaagagagaggaAAAATCCAACAAACCAGGCCTAACTAAGAAACTTGGTCTTCATGGTTATCAATGGACAAGAAACCACTCGTAGCCCATTAGGAGAGCGAATATGGTTTCTATCACTACTTATGTCATGTACTGTAGAAAGTCTTGCACTGGAAAGGACGGTTTTTTGATACGATGTCCTATGCTATAGAAACTGCTAATAATTTCATGCACTTCGAATAAAGAAACCACCATAATTTCTATGAATAATAATTGTATTGTCACCTaaacattttgctgatgtggtaatgtagttattgaagagaaagagaaaatcatagaaactgggtctaagttagaaacttaATCTACACGAGATCCAAGACATAAAGGATTGTGATTGGTAGAGAATAGAGAGAGAATGTATTTGATTGGATAACAAATTATTTCGTAGAAACTATTTCTTAAGACCA
It encodes:
- the LOC8082973 gene encoding O-methyltransferase ZRP4 — encoded protein: MALSKKQHTSTDQQAVLDAQLLLWHHTIGYVKSMALKAALDLRIPDAVHQHGGSATLPQIVTKVTLHPSKIPCLRRLMRVLTLTGVFSVVHDGAGDEPVYGLTPASRLLVSSGRLNVTPFLTLMLGTVFVSSFFDLGEWFGHELPDPSPFKLAHGRHIWDLADHDASFGKLFDDGMVADSSFIMDVVVKECSDVFQGISSLVDVAGGLGGATQTIAKAFPHVECSVLDLPHVVANAPTDTNVKYIAGDMFESIPSANAVFLKWILHDWGDAECVKILKNCKKAIASQGGKVVILDMVVGAGSSDEKHVETQILFDLFMMFINGAERDELEWKKIIFEAGFSSYKIIPVLGVRSIIEIYP